The genomic window ACTTCAGGAAGCTTTAAAATCAATGGATTATCGCCTCAAAAAGATGGCTTTAAATTAAGACAGATTATTGGGATTGTTCCTCAGGAATACGCTTTATACCCTACGTTGACAGCCAAGGAAAACTTAATGTATTTCGGAAGTCTGTACGGATTAAGCCATAAAAAATTAAGAAATACAATTGATGAATCCTTAGAAATTATGGGATTATCAAAATTCGCAGATAGAAAGGTAGAACAATTTTCAGGAGGAATGAAGCGCCGTTGTAATCTGATTGCCGGAACCCTTCACAATCCTAAGGTTTTATTTTTGGACGAACCCACTGTTGGAGTTGATGTTCAGTCTAAAAAAGCAATTATTGACCATCTTTTGGATTTAAATAAAAAAGGAACCTGTATCATTTATACATCGCATCACCTTTCAGAAGCGGAGGAATTCTGTACAAAAATTGCCATTATTGATCACGGAAAAATTCACGCAGTCGGAACACCCGAAGAGCTGGTGAACACAGTGGCCAATGCCGAAAACTTAGAAGATGTTTTCATTTCATTAACCGGAAAAGAATTAAGAGATGTTGTTGTATAAATTGTGGAGAAGCTTCGTTAAAGAAGTCCTTTTATTGAAAAGAGATATCGGAGGAATCGTTATCATTTTCGTGATGCCTTTATTACTTATTATTACGATCACATTGATTCAGGATTCTACCTTTAAGAACCTTGAAGGTTCAAAAATCCCGATTATTTTTATTGATAATGACAAATCTGAAGTTTCAAAAAATATAAAACAGGAACTGGAAAGCAGTAAAACATTCCTACTGTTAACCAATTATAATGAGAAATCCGCCCAGGATGCAGTTTTTGGAGGAGATTATCAGATGGCAATCGTTATTCCTCAACATTTAACGAAAGATTTAAATTCAAATATCGATGCTAAAGTTCAGGAGATCGTAAGTTCGTTCGGGTTAGAAGAAAATGCAGACCAAAAAGTTCAGGTTCCAACTGTAAAAGCCAAAGAAATTCATCTATATTTTGACCCTGCAACCAATGCAGGCTTCAAAAACTCGGTGATGACTTCCGTAAACAAAATGGTTTTTGAAATCGAGAATAAGAAGATTTACAAAGCGTTCCAGGATCAATTGGGAACCACTGAAAATCTTGAAGAAAATAAAAACTTAATCAGTTTCAAAGAAATCACTCCGAAAAAAGGAGAAATGGAAGTGATTCCAAACTCGGTTCAGCATAACGTTCCGGCTTGGGCATTGTTCGCAATATTCTTTATCGTTGTTCCTTTGTCTATTAATTTGGTTAAAGAAAAAAGCCAGGGAACAAGCGTGAGGGCAAGAATCAGCCCGACTCCCTATTTCATTCATATTTTAGGAAAAACATTTACTTACCTGATCATCTGTATCATTCAGTTTTCATTGATGGTTGCGGTAGGAGTTTACCTTTTTCCTTATATGGATCTGCCGCAGTTTGATGTTACGGGAAAAATGTTCCAGCTTATTGTGGTAACCTTATTTTCAGGCTTGGCAGCAATTGGTTTCGGAGTTTTATTAGGAACTGTTGCCGATACCCAGGAACAGTCTGCCCCGTTTGGAGCGACCTCTGTTGTTGTTCTGGCTGCGATTGGAGGAATCTGGGTTCCGGTATTTTTAATGCCCGAATTCATGCAGCATGTTGCCAAATTCTCACCGATGAATTGGGGATTAAATGCCTATTACGATATTATTTTAAGAAACAGCGGAATCGGTGGAATTGCCAAAGAACTCGCATTCTTATTTTTATTCTATCTTGCAATGGTAGGGATTTCATTAATTTACGAAAGAAAACTCCATAGTGTTTAAGTATTATGAAAACTATTTATCATGGAGTTTCCTGACGTCCTATAAAACAATAAAAATACCGGAAGAAAACAGAATGCAGTCTAAAGAAGAAATCATATTAAGTTGTACGGAAGAAGTTCGTGTAAGATTCAATGAAACAGATCCATTGGGAATTGTTTGGCATGGACATTACATTGTATATTTCGAGGATGGCAGAGAGGCTTTCGGAAGACAGCATGGTTTGACTTATCTTGATATTCAGAAAGCAGGATTTGTAACACCGATTGTAAAAAGTACTTGTGAACATTTTCTTCCTTTAAAATACGGAGAAACATTCAAGATTGTAACGACTTTCGTGAACTCCAATTCAGCAAAATTAATATACAGATACGGGCTTTTCAATGAAGAAAATAAATTGGTCTGCTCGGGAGAAACCATTCAGGTATTCTTAGATTCAGACAATAATTTATGTTTGTATAACCCTGAATTTTTTCAGGCATGGAAAGATAAAATGGGATTATAATGAAGAAGGAAATTTACATTACAGATTATAACTGCATCACACCTTTAGGTTTTGATGTCCCTTCAAACTGGAATGCCCTTTTAGAAGGAAAATCAGGTGTGGCTTTACATAAAATCATAGAAAATCAGGAGCCATTTTACGCTTCGATGATTGATTCTGAAAAACTGGAAAACGAGTTTAAGAGATTCTTCGACGGAGCTCAGAATGACAGTATGGAATTCACAAGACTTGAAAAAATGTTTCTACTAAGCTTAAAACCTTTAGTTGAAAAACATCCGATATCAAATGAAACGGCTTTTGTTTTATCGACCACAAAAGGAAATATCAGCTTATTAAAAAATCAAAATACGTTGCCAGAAGGCGTTTTCCTTTCCGGTTTAGCTCAAAAGATTGCTGATTTTTTTGAATTTAAAACCAAACCCATTGTAGTTTCTAATGCTTGCGTTTCCGGAATAATGGCCATTGCCGTTGCCAAAAATATGATTCAGGCCGGGAAATATAAGGATGCGTTTGTAATTGCCGGCGACGAAATTTCCGAATTTGTGATTTCAGGTTTCAATTCTTTCCAGGCAATCGGAACCGAAATCTGTAAACCTTATGACAAAAACCGTGACGGGATCAATATCGGCGAAGCAACAGCAGCGGTTTATATAACTTCAGAACTTAGCCAAAACGAGAAATTTAGTTTTAAAATTTTGGGAGACTCTGCAATTAATGATGCCAATCATATTTCCGGACCGTCAAGAACCGGTGACGGATTATTTGCAAGTATCAGAAATGCAATGACAGAAGCCCAAATTCAAACAGAAAAAATTGATTTTATTTCGGCTCACGGAACAGCAACAATTTATAACGATGAAATGGAAGCCGTTGCTTTCAACCGAATGGAATTGCAGAATACTTCTCTGAACAGTATGAAGGGCTATTATGGTCATTGTTTGGGGGCATCAGGGTTACTGGAAAGTATTATTTCTATGGAATCCGCTTTGAACAACACCTTAATTCCATCGAAAAACTTTGAAGAAACGGGAACTTCCCAACCTTTGAATATTATTAAAGAAAACCAGCCTTCGGAAATCAAATATATCTTGAAAACAGCTTCAGGTTTTGGTGGGTGCAATGCTGCAATTGTTTTAGAAAAATGTTAAGATGAAAACGATGAAGAAAACAGATATTTGCATCATAGAAAACTCAAAAATTATTCTCAACAACGAAATTATTTTTGGGAACCAGACTGAAAATTTTTCAGACTTTGCGAAAGAAGCTTATAAAAGTTTAACATTAAATTATCCTAAATTCCACAAAATGGATAGCTTAAGCAAACTGGCTTTTCTTGCCTCTGAAATGATTTTAAAAGATGAAGACCACAGCAGAACGGCTTTGGTTTTCGCCAACAGATCATCGAGCTTAGACACTGATTTTAAATACCAGGAAAGCATCAATTCTCAGGAAAATTATTTTCCGAGCCCTGCAGTTTTCGTGTATACTTTACCGAACATTTGCGTGGGTGAAATCAGTATCAGACACAAAATGCAGACAGAGAATGCTTTTTTTGTGTTGGACGAATTTGATGAACCATTTTTAAACGATTACTCAGAACAGATTTTACAGTCAGGAAAGGCTGATAAAGTATTGTGTGGCTGGGTAGAGCTATATCAGGAAAGTTATAATGCTTTTGTATATTTGCTTAGGAACTCATGTAACAATTTAACAATATAACAATGTAACAATGATTCGCAGTTATCCATTGGTAAACTGGTACACTGCTAGATTGATACATTAAAATAATTTTTATGGAAAACTTAAGAGAAGAATTAAAACACAAAATTATCGAAGTTCTTAACCTTGAAGACGTTGCAGTAGAAGAAATCAAAGATACAGATCCTTTATTCGGGGGAGGTCTTGGATTGGATTCTATTGATGCTCTTGAATTGATCGTTCTTCTTGATAAAGAATACGGAATCAAATTAGCCGATCCTAAAAAAGGAAAGGAAATTTTCGCTTCCATCGATACAATGGCGAAATTCATTGAGGAAAACAGAACAAAATAAAATAATTTACCTATGTACAATGTAACAGTCTAGCAATTGGTAAACTGTTACATTGATACATTGTTACATTTCGCAAAATGGGTCAAAAAATTGCCATAACAGGAATGGGCATCATTTCCGCCATCGGAAACAATGTGGAGGAAAATTTGAGCTCGTTAAAATCCGGGAAACACGGTATTTCAGATATTCAGCTGTTTGAAACACGTCATGCCGGAACTATAAAAACGGGTGAGGTCAAATTGTCTAATGAAGAGCTTGTACAAAAACTTCAGCTAAATGAAGCCAATAATGCTACAAGAACCTCTTTATTAGGAATGGTTGCCGCAAAAGAAGCCGTAGAAAGTGCCGGAATTTCTGACATTAATGAATATAAAACAGGATTAATTTCTTCAACAAGTGTTGGCGGAATGGATATCACTGAAAAATATTTCTACACCTACGAAGACTTCCCTGAAAAGCAAAAATACATTGACGCTCACGATGCGGGAAATTCATCATTGCTTATTGCAGATTATTTGGGCTTAAAAGGCATGGTTTCTACCATCAGTACAGCCTGCTCTTCCGCAGCCAATGCGATTATGATGGGCGCAAAATTGATTAAAAACGGAGTTTTAGACCGTGTAATTGTTGGTGGAACCGATTCTCTTTCAAAATTTACTTTGAATGGCTTCAATACGCTGATGATTCTTACAGATTCTTACAACACGCCTTTCGACAACGACAGAAAAGGTCTGAATTTGGGTGAAGCAGCCGCTTTCATCATTTTGGAATCAGATGAAGTCGTGAAAAAGGAAAACAAAAAAGTTCTCGGTTATCTTTCAGGATATGGAAATGCAAATGATGCCCATCACCAAACCGCTTCTTCGGAAAACGGACAGGGTGCGTTTTTAGCCATGGAAAAAGCATTAAAAGTCTCAGGTTTAGAGAAAGAAAATATCGATTATATCAATGTTCACGGAACAGCAACTCCTAACAATGATCTATCAGAAGGAATTGCCATGATTAGAATATTTGGAGAAAATAAAGTTCCGGAATTCAGTTCTACGAAGGCATTTACAGGTCACACGTTGGCCGCAGCTGCAGGAATTGAAGCCATATATTCTTTATTAGCGATTCAGAACAATATTATTTTCCCAAATCTGAATTTTAAAACAAAAATGGAAGAATTTGATTTAACACCTGTAACTGAACTCAAAGAGAAAAATATCAACCACGTTCTTTCCAATTCATTTGGTTTTGGAGGAAATTGTTCAACTTTAATTTTCTCAAAATCATGAGACCGGTTTATATCAACAGTGCAGCCTGCATCTCGGTTCAGGACACTTTAAATGAAAATTTTTTCCAAAACTTACAACCTGTACATTCATCTCAGGTTATAAAAGCTATTGAACCCAATTACAAAGAATTTATTCCGCCTGCAGCCAGCAGAAGAATGTCTAAAACGGTAAAAATGAGTTCCGTAGCTTCTCATTATGCTTTAAAAGAAGCGGGAATCGAAAATCCTGATGCGATTATCGTAGGAACAGGAATGGGCTGTTCTCAGGATTCCGAAAAGTTTTTAAAAAATGTGATTGATCATAATGAAGAGTTTCTGACTCCGACTTATTTTATTCAGTCCACACACAATACAGTTGCAGGGCAAATTGCTTTAGGTTTGCAGTGTCACGCGTACAATTTCACGTATGTAAATACTTCTTCATCTCTGGAATTTTCGTTTTTGGATGCAAAACTGCAGATTAATGATGACGAAGCTTCAACCATTTTGGTAGGTTCTACAGACGAACAAACCGACAGAACAATGGAATTGTACAGATTAAACAAAACCATTAAAAAAGAAGAGCATCTTCCTGTTGATTATTTAAGATCAACAACAAATGGAGTAATCTGGGGAGAAGGAGCCAGCTTTTTTGTTTTAGGAAAAAGTAAAACGGAAAATTCTTATGCTCAACTGAAAGACATTCAGATCAACAGCAGATTAGATTTAGATGAAACCCGACAGTTTATTGAAGATTTTTTAGCTAAAAATAGCTTGACTGTAAATGATGTTGATGCTGTTGTTTTAGGTTTCAGCGGAGATTCAAAATCTGATGTGTATTACACAAAAGCCATGGATTTATTTCAAAGTTCAGCTTTATTGTATTTCAAGCATTTAAGCGGGGAATTCAATACAGCAAGTGGTTTTTCGGCATTTATGGCTTGTCATATTCTTAAAAATCAAGAGATCCCGGAAGTGATGATGATTAATTCAGTGAAGAAAGAAGAAATTAAGAACATTCTGCTTTATAATCATTTGGGAGGGAATGACCATAGTTTGGTTTTATTGGAGAAAGCTTAGTTTAATTAACTGTAACGTAAATCAGCCTCTTTGTCATTCAGAGCGAAACGAAGTAGAGCGTGGAATCTAAGCAACTCTAAAACTATGTAGAGATTCCTACGGAATGACAAACACACCTCTTAAAGCAGCTGAATATTTAACTCAAAACAAAAGATGAAACATTATTTATTTATCCTATTTTATCTTTTCTGTAACGTTTTTATTTATGCGTTTCACGGGACTTTTTGGGTCTATTTCTTCTGTTTTCTTGGGTTTACTGCGGTTCTGACGTGGGGTTCATTTGATATTACATTAGGTTATTTTGTCAATAGTGTTACTCATAAAAGAACGAAAATAAAGGAAATTGCTTTAACTTTCGATGACGGACCAACTGAGTTTACTCCAAAATTTTTAGACCTATTAAAAGACACTCATGTAAAAGCGACTTTTTTCTGCATTGGCAAACAAATCGAAAAATATCCTGAAACCTTTCAGAGAATTATAGAGGAAGGTCATACTATTGGGAATCATACTTATTCGCATTCCAACAACACAGGATTTCTATCCACCTCAAAATTGGTTGAAGAAATAGAGCAGTGCGATAAGATCATGCTAAAAACCGGCAATTTAAAAACCGATTTATACCGCCCTCCTTTCGGTGTCACCAATCCGAATATTGCAAAAGCTATTCAGAAAACTCACAAAAGAAGCATTGGTTGGAATGTCCGTTCTTTAGACACTATCATAGAAGATGAGAAAAAAATTTATCAAAGAGTTACCAAAGGGCTGAAAAAAGGGAGCATAATTCTTCTTCACGATACTTCAGAAAAAACGTATCATGTGTTGGGAGATTTATTAGTATTTTTGGAACGTGAAAGGTATTCAACTTTTACAATTGATAATATTTCATCCGCAAAATAGACAAAAGCTTTTTAAAATAGGATAATTTTAAGTTTAAATAATTACCCATCAAAAAGGAACTTATAAGTTTTGAAAATCAAAGATTCTTATGCGAGTTTTACATCTTCAAAGTATTAAACTTAATATAGTCTTTTGTGACTTTTGTGGTTAATAAAAAAACAAAACAATGATTAAAAATATTGCTTTCGGAGCATTTTTATTGATTTCAGGCATCTTTTCCGGACAAAATACTGTCATGTCGGGAGCTGAAGCTAAAGCATTTGTAGCAAAAGTTTCAACAGAAACTAAAAATATAAAAACCCTACAAAGCGACTTTACCCAAACCAAAAAAATGGATTTTTTGGATAAAAGCATTGTCACTTACGGAAAAATGTCTTTAAAAACTCCGAATATGCTGAGCTGGAAGTATACAAAACCTTATCAGTACAGCATTGTTTTCAAGGACAACAAAATCTTCATCAACGACCAGGGAAAGAAATCTTCTATGGATGCCAAAAGCAAAACTTTTGAGAAGATTAATAAACTAATTGTAGGAAGTTCAAACGGGCAAATGTTCAACGATCCTGAGTTTTCAGTTTCTTATTTCAAGAACGCCAACTCCAACATCGCAAAATTTACTCCGAAATCAGCACAATTACTAAAATACATTAAGCAGATTGAATTAAGTTTTCCCAAAGGTCAATCCACGGTTTCGCAGGTAAACATGACGGAAGCTTCGGGAGATACAACGAATATTGTTTTCAAAAACACAAAAATCAATGCGCCGATCGCTGCTTCAGAATTCAGTTTGTAGTCTGAGCTTATTATTATTTGTTTGCTGTAAAACCTATAAGCTTACAGATGTACAGCCGGTTTCCAATTCTGAAAAATCGGGTGAAAATCTATATTTTTCGTCTAATGACGATTATGTTTATAAGTGTCAGATGGATATTTATAAAAATCACGTCAGCGGAATTCTGATTATCAAAAAAATCAGCGAAACGACGCATCGTGTTGCCATGACATCTGATTTCGGAAACAAACTCATTGATTTTGAAATTTCAGAGAGTGATTTCAAACTGAATTATGTTCTTCCTGATCTGGATAAAAAAATTATCATTAACTTTTTAAAGAACGACTTTCAGCAGCTTTTAAAAAGACAATATCCCGTCACTGAAAGTTTTGAGAATGAAAATTCGAAGATCTATCTTTCCAAAATTGATAAAAAAGCTTATTATCTATTTTTTAATAAGGAGAATGGCTTACTGAAGCAGATCATCTACACGAAAAACGGTAAGGAAAAAATCGATTTTACTTTTGATGCAAAAAAACATATCTTCGCAGATAGTTTGAATCTTCAACATAAAGATTTCAAAATCAATATAAAACTATTTCAAATAACCGAAACGGAATAATTTCATGAAAAAAATAGTGCCTTTATTTATCCTACTCATTTCGAGTTTATCTTTTGCACAGGTTAGTTTCACTCCGGGAATAAGAGGTGGAGTAAATTTTGCAAAGTTTACAGAAAATGATGGTGGAATTTACAATTGGTTTGAAGCAAGTGATGAATATTGGGCTGATGAAGAAAAAGTAGAAACGAGCTATATTACAGATTTTTATCTTGGTGTATTCGGTAACATCCGTTTTTCTAAATTGTATGCTTTACAGCCGGAACTCAACTACTCCAGACAAGGAACCATTATGAAAACGAGCACTCAACAAGTTAAATCTGAGCTTTCCTATCTTTCTCTTCAGGCTGTCAACAAATTTTATTTTCAGAATTTTAATTTGCATGCAGGAGTAAGTATTGATGTTTTGATTGATGATAAAAATTTTGATCCCTATAATAAAACAAATACCGATCTAGGAATTTTAGTAGGTTTAGGATATGATATCACCAAAAACTTTGGTATTGAAGCAAGATTTAAAAAAGGAATGATCTCCCAGATCAAAACAACGAGTGAAGATCACACCAATCTTCTTTTCCAAACCGGAATTTACTATACTTTTAACACGAAAAAATAATTATGCAGACTATCCTAGCAGACTTTTATACTTTACAATCATACGAACAGGCAGAAAATGGTAATTATGTTGCTTATATTCATCTGAATAAAGATCATGATATTTTCAAAGGTCATTTTCCCGGAAACCCTGTAACACCAGGAGTTTGTATGATGCAGATTATAAAAGAACTGACTGAAGAATTTACCGGTAAAAAATTATTTTTAAAATCGGCTTCCAATGTAAAGTTTATGGCCATCATCAATCCTTTTGAGACCCCTGAATTGACCCTTCAAATGGATATTTCTGAAAATGATGAGGAAGTAAAAGTAAAAAACACAACCTCTTTTGGCGAGACAATTGCACTTAAAATGTCTGTAAACTATAAAAATCTGATCTCATGAAACTTATCGTATCATTGCTAACAGCATTTCTTGTTTTTTTTCAAAGTGATCTTGAAACATTAAGAAGCAGCTATGCAAAAGCTAATCTGTCTAATGCCAATTTAGAAACGTTTGTAAATATCGCGGAAAAACAAAACGGTTCGGATGCTGTAATCAAAGGGTACAAAGCAGCCGCTCAGATAATGGAAGCAAAAATCGTCAAACAAAACAGAAAAACTCTGGTAAAATCCGGTGCTTCTAATTTAGAAAGCATTATAAAATCTAATCCTAATAATATCGAACTACGTTTGATCAGACTGAGTGTTCAGGAAAATATTCCAAAGATTGTAGGATACAGAGGAAGTCTAAAAGACGATAAAGCCTTTATCCTCAACAATTACAGCAAGCAAAGCACTGTTTTAAAAAATTATATTAAAAATTTTGCGGTACAATCCAAAACCATTTCGGCAGAAGAAAGAGCAACTTTAAAATAAAACGATGACCCTCTCTGAAGTGCAAAATGCAATTTCCGAAAAGAAAATCTGCGTTTTAATACCTACCTACAACAATGATAAAACTCTGAAGAGAGTAATTGACGGTGTTTTAGAGTACACGGAAAATATCATTGTCGTAAATGACGGTTCTACCGATTCTACCGCTCAGATTTTACAAAATTATCCGGCTATTGAGGTCATTTCTTTACCTGAAAACAAAGGAAAGGGAAACGGACTGAAAACAGGATTTAAAAAAGCTAAAAAATCAGGTTTTGATTACGCCATAACGATTGATTCTGACGGACAACATTATCCTGATGATATTCCTGTTTTTGTAGAAGCTTTATTAGCAGAAAATGAAGATATTTTACTCATCGGAAACCGAAACATGTCTCAGGACGGGATTCCTAAAAAAAGCAGCTTCGGAAACCGTTTTTCCAATTTCTGGTTCTGGTTTGAAACAGGAATTAAGCTTGATGATACCCAATCCGGGTACCGATTATACCCTTTACACAGAATTCCAAAGAAATATTTCACTCCAAAATTTGAGTTTGAAATTGAAATTATTGTAAGGACAGCCTGGAGACACGTTCCCGTAAAAAACGTTCCTATCAAGGTCTTGTATGACCCTGCGGAAAGAGTTTCCCATTTCAGACCATTCAAGGATTTCACAAGAATCAGTATTCTGAATACGATTTTGGTGACTATCACTTTATTGTATATTATTCCGAGAAATTTTATCAATAATTTCAAAAAAAAAAGCTTTAAAAGATTTATCAAGGAAGATGTCTTAGAAAGTGACGGAACCAACCGCATAAAAGCATTTTCTATTGCTCTTGGTGTTTTTATCGGGTTTTCTCCTTTTTGGGGATTTCAGACTTTACTGGTAATTTCTTTAGCCGTTCTTTTCAAACTGAACAAAGTTCTGGCTTTTGTGGCCTCTAATGTAAGTTTACCCCCCTTTATTCCGTTTGTAATTGCAGCTTCCCTGTTTTTGGGAGCACCGTTTGTGAGCGGAGACAGTGATATTTTCAGCCAGGAACTGAACTTTGACCTGGTGAAGAATAATCTTCTTCAATATGTGATTGGAAGTATGATTTTAGCAAGTACAACGTCCGTACTTTCGGGGATTGCTACGTTTCTGTTTTTGAATAAAGTAAATCCTGAAGAATAAATGATTTACTATTGGTTTAAGGTTTTCGGCGGCGGCAAAGCCGCCGCCGAAAACCTTAAACTACTTCAACTTCCTCAACGTCTTCTTCAAATATTTCTCCACATTCTCTTTATCCGGAATAGTTGTGATCACTTTAGAAAGCACTTTTTCAAATTCAACTTTAGCTCGTTGATAATTTTTTATTTTATAGTAATATTTTCCCGCTAAATAATACCCCAACCAAAAGTCAGGGTTTAAAGATTGATATTCTTTTATAAAATCATCACTTAACGCAATATTATCTTTTTCAATTGCATCAAGTATTTCTGATTGCATTAATTTAAATACCTCATAGTTTTCAAATTCCTGAGAATCCACAAAAGGATCTTTGGTAATATTTAATTCTGATCTTGAAAATTTACCGTTATGCAATCTTTTTTCCGAGAAAATCTCATTCAGATCATAACAGACAAATTCACCCAATTGATAAGGATTAGAAGAGACCCAGACCAGTTTTTTCTGAGGTGAGAAAATTACCGCATGATGAGCCAACAGCTGATTGATTGCTTTTTCGTTTCCATAGCCGATCTTCTCCCCTTTCAACCCTGATTTATCTCTTAAAAGCGAAGCTATTTTTTCAGGATTCAGCTTCTTATTTTCCTGTAAAAGCTCCTGTAACTTTTCATAACGATATTCGGAATGACTTTCTATGATATGTTTCTGGTTTCTTTTATCTTCTTTGTAAGCATCGGACTGAAAATGATTGGTGCAAAAAATACGGTCTGTATTTTCCACTTTATACACCCCAAAATTATTCGGAGATACTTCAATAATCACAGCATTTTTGTCATTGGCACTTCCCACAAGAATGGACTCTGACACAAAAACCTTTCTCTTTTTAGCAATTTCAATAGCTTCATCTATATTTTTAGCATATTGCAAAATCTCTCTTGTCACCAAAGAAATTGGTGTTTTTGCCGTCAATGGAATTTTAGATTTCCCAGCGTTGATAGTCACTGTAATTCCTTCCTTATTCATTCCGGAAACAACTCCAATCATACCCGGCCAGCTTACGGATAAATAAGGAATTCCA from Chryseobacterium camelliae includes these protein-coding regions:
- a CDS encoding LolA family protein, with the protein product MIKNIAFGAFLLISGIFSGQNTVMSGAEAKAFVAKVSTETKNIKTLQSDFTQTKKMDFLDKSIVTYGKMSLKTPNMLSWKYTKPYQYSIVFKDNKIFINDQGKKSSMDAKSKTFEKINKLIVGSSNGQMFNDPEFSVSYFKNANSNIAKFTPKSAQLLKYIKQIELSFPKGQSTVSQVNMTEASGDTTNIVFKNTKINAPIAASEFSL
- a CDS encoding outer membrane beta-barrel protein, which codes for MKKIVPLFILLISSLSFAQVSFTPGIRGGVNFAKFTENDGGIYNWFEASDEYWADEEKVETSYITDFYLGVFGNIRFSKLYALQPELNYSRQGTIMKTSTQQVKSELSYLSLQAVNKFYFQNFNLHAGVSIDVLIDDKNFDPYNKTNTDLGILVGLGYDITKNFGIEARFKKGMISQIKTTSEDHTNLLFQTGIYYTFNTKK
- a CDS encoding 3-hydroxyacyl-ACP dehydratase, with the protein product MQTILADFYTLQSYEQAENGNYVAYIHLNKDHDIFKGHFPGNPVTPGVCMMQIIKELTEEFTGKKLFLKSASNVKFMAIINPFETPELTLQMDISENDEEVKVKNTTSFGETIALKMSVNYKNLIS
- a CDS encoding DUF2062 domain-containing protein, producing the protein MTLSEVQNAISEKKICVLIPTYNNDKTLKRVIDGVLEYTENIIVVNDGSTDSTAQILQNYPAIEVISLPENKGKGNGLKTGFKKAKKSGFDYAITIDSDGQHYPDDIPVFVEALLAENEDILLIGNRNMSQDGIPKKSSFGNRFSNFWFWFETGIKLDDTQSGYRLYPLHRIPKKYFTPKFEFEIEIIVRTAWRHVPVKNVPIKVLYDPAERVSHFRPFKDFTRISILNTILVTITLLYIIPRNFINNFKKKSFKRFIKEDVLESDGTNRIKAFSIALGVFIGFSPFWGFQTLLVISLAVLFKLNKVLAFVASNVSLPPFIPFVIAASLFLGAPFVSGDSDIFSQELNFDLVKNNLLQYVIGSMILASTTSVLSGIATFLFLNKVNPEE
- a CDS encoding C45 family autoproteolytic acyltransferase/hydolase; translated protein: MKKKDNMQSFVILNINQRFTNEVQKRNEESKVFGIDFFFRRNDRVLILIFLSLNLSLILTSCGVRKSIKHTPDIKKYSLEIPKVNKINDSTFSFKQNYLTKNKQQLWELYIKGNSLQLGYNNGALTQSLMQRQEEIFFSKVKGFVPSKFKQNLLRNFLKWYNRKMYLNVRNDFQAELYGLSQYSSDTYDFIAPKYLRSLYLHGAHDIGHAMQDLMMVGCTSLAVWNENTEDGDLLIGRNFDFYVGDDFAKNKLVEFVEPEAGIPYLSVSWPGMIGVVSGMNKEGITVTINAGKSKIPLTAKTPISLVTREILQYAKNIDEAIEIAKKRKVFVSESILVGSANDKNAVIIEVSPNNFGVYKVENTDRIFCTNHFQSDAYKEDKRNQKHIIESHSEYRYEKLQELLQENKKLNPEKIASLLRDKSGLKGEKIGYGNEKAINQLLAHHAVIFSPQKKLVWVSSNPYQLGEFVCYDLNEIFSEKRLHNGKFSRSELNITKDPFVDSQEFENYEVFKLMQSEILDAIEKDNIALSDDFIKEYQSLNPDFWLGYYLAGKYYYKIKNYQRAKVEFEKVLSKVITTIPDKENVEKYLKKTLRKLK